A single Mytilus trossulus isolate FHL-02 chromosome 12, PNRI_Mtr1.1.1.hap1, whole genome shotgun sequence DNA region contains:
- the LOC134692362 gene encoding uncharacterized protein LOC134692362, translated as MTNIAEVKTRLGKEIRQKRAEINKLLDNLEKQIIKDLEEKEYQSKKSIQNVLSSVKEKETMVTQCQITFLSIKQYASNLQTFLGINEIEVKVYENEQYLQSLKEANSLEQIGLVWKVDPVSETISKFFGSIEMTNQTSSLGFISSKNKQAQIQVVTTKKTSINDVKLILQKEITIYGQHTKGCCMSKEGDFLFTVHFFQKSLITIGSKNKLKHKMKLGPSYGFDITLIDETTIAISDGNSGKKFGIDIIDIKNQRKINFIELPGRTWGIARDHDSLFVCVDGRGIYKVNTSDYITSHVISCNLPMHSYVAVFSDKIYYTNPEDNSVVCYDENGSRVWTFQDELILNEPEGMTVDKNGNVYVVGFGSNNVIIISSDGKHHKQVLPRDNGLSSPSAIFLDAEKKKLLVANTEKTAFVYNISCKLLQIKCPFQHL; from the coding sequence atgactaaCATTGCAGAAGTGAAAACGCGACTTGGTAAAGAAATTCGACAGAAACGAGCGGAAATAAACAAACTCTTAGACAATCttgaaaaacaaatcattaaagATCTTGAAGAGAAGGAATATCAAAGTAAGAAGAGTATTCAAAACGTGTTATCATCtgtcaaagaaaaagaaaccatgGTAACTCAATGTCAGATTACTTTTCTAAGCATCAAACAATATGCATCCAATCTTCAAACATTTCTTGGAATTAATGAAATTGAGGTAAAAGTTTATGAAAATGAACAGTATCTGCAGTCATTGAAAGAGGCAAACAGTTTGGAGCAAATTGGTCTAGTGTGGAAGGTTGATCCAGTTTCTGaaactatttcaaaattctttggATCAATTGAAATGACAAATCAAACAAGCAGCCTTGGGTTCATTAGTTCGAAAAATAAGCAAGCGCAGATACAAGTAGTGACAACGAAAAAGACTAGTATTAACGATGTGAAGTTGATTCTACAGAAGGAGATAACAATATACGGACAACACACTAAGGGTTGTTGTATGTCAAAAGAAGGGGACTTTTTGTTCACAGttcattttttccaaaaatcgCTCATCACCATTGGATCAAAAAACAAACtcaaacataaaatgaaactAGGTCCTAGTTATGGGTTTGACATAACACTGATAGACGAAACAACAATTGCCATTTCAGATGGGAATTCAGGAAAGAAGTTCGGTATTGATATCATAGATATCAAGAATCAACGCAAAATAAATTTCATCGAACTTCCTGGTCGCACATGGGGAATCGCGCGAGACCACGACTCGCTGTTTGTTTGTGTAGACGGACGTGGTATATACAAAGTAAATACCTCGGACTATATAACATCTCATGTGATCAGTTGTAATTTACCGATGCATTCTTACGTAGCTGTCTTCTCCGACAAGATATACTACACTAATCCCGAAGACAACAGTGTAGTTTGCTATGATGAAAACGGATCACGTGTTTGGACTTTTCAAGATGAACTTATTTTGAATGAACCGGAAGGTATGACTGTTGATAAAAATGGAAACGTGTATGTTGTTGGATTCGGCTCGAACAATGTAATTATCATATCAAGCGATGGAAAGCATCACAAACAAGTCCTGCCCAGAGATAACGGTCTATCATCTCCATCTGCTATTTTCCTTGatgcagagaaaaaaaaactgcttgttgcAAATACCGAGAAAACTGCGTTCGTTTACAATATTTCGTGTAAactattacaaataaaatgccCGTTCCAACATTTGTGA